The Penaeus vannamei isolate JL-2024 chromosome 23, ASM4276789v1, whole genome shotgun sequence DNA window CCGCTATCTGGGCCTGTCCCCCCCCGCCTGGCTCACCCGCTCCCCGCCCCCCGGAGGCCACGCCAGCCCCCCGCATGGGCGGAGCCAGGCCGCTCTCCCgtcgccgcccctccccctcccgccgagCTCCGCCTCCGAGTCCACGGCGGGCGGAGACCGGGGCTCAAGCTCCGCCCCCCGCTCGGCCTCGCCCGCCAACACTCCGCCGACCGACCTCAGCACGTCCGACCGCCTCAGCGCTGCCTCCAGGTGAGTCTCGGCCGCCGTTCGGGATGCCTCTTACCAACCGGCTTTGGGCATTCCAAGCTGATATCCCTTCGAACTCAAAACCATGCCGACGGTGCATTCCCTAAAGGACAAATCAAAacatctatccctttcccctcacgcCACCCCGCCCTCCCACGCCCCAACCCCCACGACGCTTCGAAGCCCAAACAACCCCGAATttaccgcctccccctctcctctctcctcagccTGGGAGCTGCCGTGGCAACGCTCAGGTGGCGAGGCGAAGAACACGTGGGCTGCCTGGGCCCCGGACTCTGCCCCTGCCTCAACCACACGCCCCTGCCGGAACACCCGCTCCTGCCGCGCCTCTCGCTGCCCATGCAACTCCACACCCACGCCTCTCAGGTAGGTCTGCCCTTCGCTCTCCACGCCCGGCGCTAGGtcgagggggtgggtgggcgcGGGCGGGTTGGGGAAGGGCCATGTGAAGATGCGTGGGAGTTTGTACAcacgtatgcgcatgtgtgtgtgtgtgtgtgtgtgtgtgtgtgtgtgtgtgtgtgtgtgtgtgtgtgtgtgtgtgtgtgtgtgtgtgtgtgtgtgtgtgtgtgtatgtgtgtgtgtgtgtgtgtgtatgtgtgtgtgtgtgtgtgtgtgtgtgtgtgtgtatgtgtgtgtgtgtgtgtatgtgtgtatgtgtgtgtgtgtgtgtgtgtgtgtatgcatacatgcatatatatagttatgtgtatatatatataccgatctGTTTAAGTAaaagtgaatatctatctatctgtctatttatctaactatcgatctatctgtccatttacctCCCTACCTGTCTgtcaacatacatatatgcatgcatacacacgcacgcacacacacacacacacacacacacacacacacacacacacacacacacacacacacacacaaacacacatacacacacacacacacacacatacatacacgcacacacacatacatacaagcacacacacacacacatacatacacgcacacacacacacacacatacgcacacacacacacacatacatacacgcacacatacgcacacacacacatacatacacgcacacacacacacatacacacacacacacacatacatacacgcacacacacacacatacgcacacacacacacacatacacacatacacacacacacacagacatacacgcacacacacacacacacatacacacacacacacacatacatacacgcacacacacacacacacacacacacacacacacacacacacacacacacacacacacacacacacacacacacacacataaatacatacatacacacacatatatatgatatatatatatacatatatatattatattcatatatatattgatagacagaaagggatagataggcagatagatagacagatatgtagaaatgcgtatatatatatatatatatatatatatatatatatatatatatatatatatatatatacacatatatatgtatatatatatatgtatatatatatgtatatatatatataaatatatatatttgtatatatatatatatataaatatatataaatatatatatatatatatgtatatatatatatatatttatatatatatatatatatatatatatatatatatatatatatatatatatatgtatgtgtatatatatatatatatatatatatatatatatatatatatatatatatttatatgtatatatatgtatatatatatgtatatatatatatatatatgtatatatatatatatatatatatatatatatatatatatatatgcatacatatatttacacatacacacacacacacacacacacacacacacacacacacacacacacacacacacacacacacacacacacacacacacacacatacatacatatatatatatatatatatatatatatatatatatatatatatatatctatgcatctatatatatatatatatatatatatatatatatatatatatatatatatatatatatatgtgtgtgtgtgtgtgtgtgtgtgtgtgtgtgtgtgtgtgtgtatgtgtgtgtgtgtgtgtgtatatatatatatatatatatatatatatatatatatatatatatatatatatatatatatgtatgtatgtattatgtatatgtatatgtatatacatgcaacaggaacaacgaagggaagggcaagaaaacacacgaatatgccgaaggccttttcactattgcttcgtcagggcataaggccttcggcatattcgtgtgttttcttgaccttcccttcgtcgttcctgttccaatctgttcaacatgaattccacacatgtatatgtatatatatacatgtacatatacatatacatatacatacacatacacatacacatacagatatacatatacatatacatatacatatacatatacatacacacacacatacacacacatacacatacacacacatacacatacacatacacatacatatacacacacacacacacacacatacacacacacacacacacacacacccacacacacacacacacacacacacacacacacacacacgcacacacacacacagacacacacacacacacacacacacacacacacacacacacacacacacacacacacacacatatatatatatatatatatatatatatatatatatatatatatgtatatatatacgtgtatgtgtgtgtgtgtgtgtgtgtgtgtgtgtgtttgtgtgtgtgtatttgtgtgtgtacatatatgtatatatatatatatatatatatatatatatatatatatatatatatatatatatatatatatatatatatatatgtgtgtgtgtgtgtgtgtgtgtgtgtgtgtgtgtgtgtgtatgtgtgtgtctgtgtataaatgtatatatatctatttttaaaaaatccctcTTTATTAGAACACATTCTCGTCTCAGAGCCTTGCCTTCCGTGCAGACGCCTTCCCTTCTCCCGCCCAGTGTGAGCCACACTAAGCGGGCTTCTCCCTGGCTTTCCTTCCGCTCAGTCCAGTCCCTCTGCAGACGAGCTCGGTCTTTGCCGGCGCACCACAGTCCTGACCGTTGCCTTCCCCCGCAGGCGGAGAGTCGCCCGGCGTCGCCCGAGAAGCGGCCGCCGCACAGAGAGGCGTCCGAGCTCCCGAAGGCGGCGGACGAGAGCGACGACAACGACGAGGAGCTCACGGTCACGCCCGACAGCGAGGATGACCTCACTCCCACCGACCTGTCCTCGAGCGCAACGGCCgccgctgctgccgctgctgctgcggccgccgcTGCAGCTGCCGCGGCCGCTGCTGCGAAATAATTTGTATCTAGCTGTCTAGATGTCGATAAACCACCCGATTTTTCGGACCGATGCTTCGAACGAGCGGCCAAGAGTCTCGACTCCTCTTGCCGTGTTTCCTTCGCCATCCCGACCTCACCGTCACACTTCCACGCTCTCTGACACGCAGCATCCAACAGAAACCCGACAACGACCAGCCGACACACACAGCAttccagacagagacacagaccaaAAAGGCGTTCCGACCTCTTACGAATTCGTCTTACACGTCTTCAACCtctccaaaaaaacaaaaaaccaaaaccaCAATGAACGAAGACCACATAACACCAACAAACAGAATAATAACGAAAGTCATAACACGTGTGCTTCTTTGTAAATATCCGCACTTGTTATTTTCTGTCGTGATGCATCGCTAGGCCAGCCAAAGATTCGAGTTTTAAGCTTACTGTAAGTTACGTTCACTGGTCGCAGTGACTCCACAGAAAGAGTTTAGTGAGGCATGTATATAGTAGATGTTGATGATCAGTGCTTTGTGTGTCAGATGTCTGTCTGTAAACCCCTGTCGTTATGACATGATAAATAAACAGTTTATTACTGGGTTTCCTTTGTGTTTCTCTAAGATACACCCTGGAGAATCCCTGTGAATTGATGCTTTTCCGAATCaagtttatttctctttattatttcaaTTAAATGTCAGTGATCATATTCAACATTACTTCAGTGTTTTTTCACTTTACTGATAACTTTCTGaaatcaatatttttcttataattcaaTTAAATAAACTGACAgtaatcttcatcatctttaccatagaGTATTGTTAATCTGGTAATTTCTTGGTAATGTCTGTCATATGTACTGACCAGATATTTATttgcctttatatatatctattttactatcattagttattatcatcatcaccgttagcCTCAGTCACCATTACTCATCACCATTTATCCTCTTACATCATTATAAATGATTAATTATTATGCATCatcatacatcattatcatccatcattgtaaattattcattatcatccatTATAAATCCTTAATCGTCATTAATCATCCATTaaacattaatcataattataattgcattaaatcaattatcatctttatcgctcatcatcattaatcatcatattaatcataatatttaataataattaataataattaatcataatataatTAATCATAGTGAATGTTTTCGAGTTGCGTAATATACATCAAAATGAACAGAACAGACTGACTATGAACATTTTGACACTCTGGAAatacaataatttttttcttacatatatatttttttcgaatcTTTGACATTCTACAAAGCATAAGAAAATTGATAAcagaaaatcaaattaaaaaaatgTACTTTCATACCATTGGCTAGTTCGTTTGTAATTCTATAGGTTCAAAATAcaacgaaactttttttttaaatatttattaataaaatgGAGCAAgcgcaaatatatattttttgacacCGTAGTTCCtcttatggggggggggaggggcaggaagggggagcTGAAGAATCAAGTCACAATAAGGACACGTAAGTACAGATAGAGAGGATTGAGgccttttaaaaacaaaaaacaaatcagagTGGAGGAGTTCGACTAAATTGTTAGTGAAAAGTGGGTTTTCGATCCTAAGAGTTTTATGACGATTTGCCCTTTGGCACACTTAGCCTCTGGGGAGTCATTCTGAACGTTAACTGGTTCATTTAGATGGTTACTATCTTACTAGTTCTcccgagaggaaggaaagaggcaaaacataattaaaaaaacagaaaaataaagatacaatatATCAAACACTACAAAAATCActtcaaagagaagaaaaaaatagaaaattaaatgcttttcctctttttttttttccaaacctcacagaaaatgatgataaaatgaaaatgaacaaaaataggcCTGCCCCTCAACCTCTGCCTAAGGCTCCCTCGCTGGTTAGAATTGTTTCAGTTTGGACCAGCCACACTCATGCTCGTCAATACTAGTATATATACAATTGAAAATTATTTACATCATATATTGATTAGGAtaacatcgatttttttttctatatatatatgatctttcaGGATCGCAAACTCGAACCTTTGACCAAATGCTAAAACTATACAAcgtaatgaagatttttttttataatcttttttgtcttgttttacaCATTTTCCAAAAGTCTGATTTGCGAAACCGATTGAATGAACATTACCCCAAAACATACTTATTAGTAATTACAAGTATACTAACAAAACAATTTATTTCTTACTTtacatcaaaacaataaaaagtaaaataagaaagcattttatataattacaataaatggataagattgattttttgtgtgggggggaaggaaaatatattcatatttatatatatatatcataaaagagCAAAAGAGGTCACAAAAAGGGTAAGAAATGCCGTCACCAGCGTTCACAGGTTTTACGAAAcagcaaacagataaaaaaaaatatatgtatatatatgtgtatgtgtacgtgacaACTATagcatcaaaaataaataaatattatcaaaagccttcttgaGCAAATAAAATCACTTTCCTCAAGCTATTTGTGACCTTCTTTGCTTTACATTCAGCATTATTACATAATGTTCATTTTTTTACAGAGAAAATAATAGGCACCAAAATGGGTGGTAATAAAATAGTCCACCCTTCTGAAACTATCGAGCGtccccattttcattttttttagccaATTACAAAAGCACCTCTGAAAATTAGAGGCAATTGCGTAATCATAAATGGCAAACAACCATTTTTTTGGCCTTACATTCTTGGTCTCTAGTGTAGAGAGCAAGCACACAGTCAGAGGTAAAAACACAACTGAAAAATAgataccttttttttctaaatcatacTACCCTCGCCCTTTTTCACTGTCGCGAGTCCTACGAACCGTGATAATGGGCGTGCGTTCTCAACGGCTAAATAACAAGATTATTTCCAAAACAGCAAGAGCGTAAAGATATTACAATGAATTACAAGAAGTGCGGAAAGAacggaataataaaaaatatacatcatgactatttttttttctagtcaaGCCCGATATTTGGACAACACAGCCCAGCGCACGTGCCTTGACCTGGCGATTCTATAAACTACTCGATTTAGCACAGTTTACCCATCTTGTTGAAGTAACCGAAGAAAACGGAGAGGGTCGTAGTCAGCGCACTTTAGGAACGCCGCAGAGAACACGCAGCCGTGACGCAACAACTTGATTGACACCAGTCTGACAGCACCGATTGAGTGACATCTCATCTAGGAGACACCTCAGGAGAAGAAGCTTCTGGAAGCTGCTCTACTCGACGTGGCCTTGGAGTGGTGGTCGCTCATGTCGCTTAGGGAATCGGTGTcctggagggaaagaaggggagaaatgggatGAGTTTATGGGGTCGAATCCCTTTTGGATCCTTGAGTATGAGTACGTTTTAgatgtttatattttctctcttatttctcttttctttttcttttttacagctaCGGTTATCGTTCTTCGttgtcttctttattcttctgtaTCTTCTCTTCGTGAGGATATTGAAcggaaaataacaaaagcaaggaagaaaagaaaagtgaaacacTCAAAATTCTATTGAAGATATGTCATAAACAAAAGTTCCTAAAGGATACTGACGTAAGTTAGAAGTCTTGACAGAGCGAATGTGAatgaacaagacaaaaaatacaTGTAAGATAAATGGCACGAACAGCAGGCAGTTACATGGAAAGATCGTTGTTCATAAACCTTAGTGAGTTAGTTTAGGCAATTTATCATTTCTCAGATTAGAACTACCGTTATTTTACTCACAAGAAACAAGTAAATATGTCAGGAGTTATTTCAACTGATGGATTAAAATCTTTATTCACAATCATTAGTAAAAAAGAGGCcagggaatatatatacatatatatatatatatatatatatatatatatatatatatatatatatatatatatacacatatatatatatatatatatatacactcatacacgagAGTGAGCCCTTATAAAACAACAATCAAATTGTCTTCCTGTTAGCTTGATGTCGTGGAAAAAAGTCTCACAAGAGGTATTAGCAAGTCAGACAGCATAAAGCACAAGTCACTTCACACACCGAACCAAGAAGAGAgtagaaaggcatgaatgagaatgaatatcttcacaatgcaagaccGGTTTCGAATACCTCTGCGTCAGAAatccattcatacctttctacattttgtCAACACGAATGCGGTCCAAGAAGAGGATCTCAGCACCAAAGCAAGCGAGCAAAAAGGTGCATGCACAAGTCACTTACACGAACGGGTCTGTATAGTTCTGTCTGCGGGTAAACTAGCGTGGATCCGCCGTCACGTTCTGCCATCGTCTGGTGCTCCTACAGGTTGCGAGACGGAAAGGTGAGGCGTGGAAGacaggggcgggtgggggggaggggggagacaggggcaggtgggggagggggagggggagacgggtgtgtgtgggggggaagataggggtaggaggggaggggggggggcaggtgcatgtggggagggggtgacgggtgtgggtaggggagggagggggagacgggtgtgggtggcggaggaggagacgggtgtgggtgggggagggggagacgggtgtgggtgggggagggggagacaggtgtgggtgggggaaggggagacgggtgtgggtgggggagggggagacaggtgttggggggagggagacacaggTGTATGTGGGGAGGCGGGAGTGGGACACAGGTGTATGTGGGGGGAAGACAGGTGTGGGTAAGTGGAGGGTCGTTGGGGGCGTTTTATTTtttgagagaggagatggaaaccGATCTCTTAAGTTCTTGGTTTTATTTGTCAATCTATTctgtcatcataatgataatcatcactataatcattatcatcagcattattatgattactatttgtAGTccgactattatcattaacattattttcattcctttgcATACGGAGTCACCAACACATTTTTAAATTAAATTCCAAATTAAAGAATGCAATCACAGTCATAACTGAATTTAACATTCCGTCCAGTAAATGAAAAGACTAAGTCCGatgtagatttttatttatttatttgttttattttattattattattattttttatttattttttttttttttgtaatttttctctttttttgttttgtattctaCTTTACTGTATTTCCTTTGAGACTGTTTCCACCTGCTATCCCAACTGTgtcgaaaaaagtatatatagagTCAGACCGAAGTGCTTTTGATAAATTTGTGTCTTTCGAAAAGcaagaacgaatgaaagaaaaaaaaatctcccgaaaaattaagaaatatacACACTATTTCTCAAGTTTTAAATTTGCAACTATTTAATATAAATTCATGggtcgattttttttataatctactCTAACGCTAAACTCTAATCTATTTAAAGAGTTTGAATGTTTATAAggaatatgcatatctattctaCAAGGACTATCAATTACTCCTAAGACTGCTATATTGTCTACAGTTGATATAAGGACGAAAATTGATAACCAAACAGTGTCATGCAATCTATAAGAACGTTATAGGATGGTCATTTGCACATTGAACTAGGAAGAACTGTAACTTAATCTTAAATACTAACTTTATCAACACTAACATTATCAGAACATTTACTAATATTTTCAAATTTATCTAAATGTTTTATTAGGTAAGAAACTATTTAAAGGAAGGTCCAAGGGTATTGAAAGCCAGTCTGTTGACTTGGTCCAGTCAAGCGTAAGACGAGATTGGACtgagcatcatcagcatcatctctTCGTCTAATAGTCAGTCTACCTGCATCACTTCTTTAAAAATTTCAGTTA harbors:
- the LOC113814272 gene encoding dorsal root ganglia homeobox protein, with protein sequence MTIRKGIQSGMSGVGKQPLNKDCAAFGTARLPRPDTLSRTSRTNAFHVLLLCAILCHVFPAHFTIPSFHLVSGCLSLRLPSLGYQSIGLLLRRSSSLLRRNRTTFTAQQLSELEALFQRTHYPDVFLREEVACRINLSEARVQVWFQNRRAKWRKQTRMQFVQDAWRLRYLGLSPPAWLTRSPPPGGHASPPHGRSQAALPSPPLPLPPSSASESTAGGDRGSSSAPRSASPANTPPTDLSTSDRLSAASSLGAAVATLRWRGEEHVGCLGPGLCPCLNHTPLPEHPLLPRLSLPMQLHTHASQAESRPASPEKRPPHREASELPKAADESDDNDEELTVTPDSEDDLTPTDLSSSATAAAAAAAAAAAAAAAAAAAAK